One genomic region from Amycolatopsis sp. FBCC-B4732 encodes:
- a CDS encoding AAA family ATPase, with translation MTLTTGIERLRIRNYRVLRDVELNGLTPVTALLGPNGSGKSTVFHALDFLSESFRIGLRPAWNERGGAADIVTHGAAGPVEIEVTCRIEGAVGAYRLVIEHDDDRPVVAEENLTWQPDGAEAHSDVLHLQRGKGKVARSGGWENFELSSPDGLGVSVMSQLVSNPGVGKFNRFITEIRLSDLNLDAMRKGAKGDKTTRLEPDGRNVGAVVRRIREELPREWEDIRASLQKYVPGFDDIEPLRQGNGDWIVRLREQGKEDLVAPENISDGTLLLLGYLVALRTDTSVLLLEEPENQVHPRLHYPLAEDARGARADQVIVATHAPRFVDALRPDEVWTFARSRDGYAETKRASEEAPVVRMVESGGALGDLWTEGYFRFGDPLGERP, from the coding sequence GTGACCCTCACGACCGGCATCGAGCGGCTCCGGATCCGGAACTACCGGGTGCTCCGGGACGTCGAGCTGAACGGTCTGACGCCGGTGACGGCGCTGCTCGGGCCGAACGGGAGTGGCAAGTCCACCGTGTTCCACGCGCTGGACTTCCTCTCCGAGTCGTTCCGGATCGGGCTGCGTCCGGCGTGGAACGAGCGCGGAGGTGCCGCCGACATCGTCACCCACGGCGCGGCCGGGCCGGTCGAGATCGAGGTGACCTGCCGCATCGAAGGTGCGGTGGGTGCGTACCGGCTCGTCATCGAGCACGATGACGACCGGCCGGTGGTGGCCGAGGAGAACCTGACTTGGCAACCCGACGGTGCCGAGGCTCACTCCGATGTGTTGCACCTCCAGCGAGGCAAAGGGAAAGTCGCGCGTTCTGGTGGGTGGGAGAACTTCGAGCTGTCCAGCCCTGACGGTCTCGGAGTGAGTGTGATGAGCCAGCTGGTCTCCAACCCCGGAGTCGGCAAGTTCAACCGGTTCATCACCGAAATCCGCCTTTCGGACCTGAACCTTGACGCGATGCGCAAAGGTGCGAAGGGTGACAAAACGACTCGGCTCGAGCCGGATGGCCGGAACGTAGGAGCCGTTGTCCGGCGTATCCGTGAGGAGCTCCCGCGAGAATGGGAAGACATCCGCGCTTCGCTGCAGAAATACGTCCCGGGTTTCGATGACATCGAGCCCCTGCGGCAGGGCAACGGAGACTGGATCGTCCGCCTGCGCGAACAGGGCAAGGAAGACCTCGTCGCCCCGGAGAACATCTCCGACGGCACGCTGCTCCTGCTTGGCTACCTGGTGGCGTTGCGCACGGACACATCGGTTCTCCTGCTCGAAGAACCGGAGAACCAGGTCCACCCGCGGCTCCACTACCCGCTCGCCGAGGACGCCCGCGGCGCACGAGCCGACCAGGTGATCGTCGCGACCCACGCGCCCCGCTTCGTCGACGCTCTGCGACCGGACGAGGTCTGGACGTTCGCCCGGAGCCGCGACGGCTACGCCGAAACCAAGCGGGCTTCCGAGGAAGCGCCGGTCGTCCGCATGGTCGAATCCGGAGGGGCGCTCGGCGACCTGTGGACCGAGGGGTACTTCCGGTTCGGTGACCCGCTCGGGGAGCGCCCGTGA
- the carA gene encoding glutamine-hydrolyzing carbamoyl-phosphate synthase small subunit, with the protein MNARAQAALVLEDGRVFRGAAYGARGRTLGEAVFCTGMTGYQETLTDPSYHGQIVVQTAPQIGNTGWNDEDDESSKIWVNGYVVRDPARTPSNWRSKRTLDEELVRQGVVGIAEVDTRSLTRHLREAGAMRAGVFSGDALGTVDEMVASVLAGPKMAGADLAGQVTTPKPYVVSPSGDVRFRVVALDLGIKSNTPRQMVKRGIEVHVLPSTSTLDELLAIEPDGVFLSNGPGDPATTTHATELTKQVLGREIPLFGICFGNQVLGRALGLGTYKMRYGHRGINIPVIDVATKSVAITAQNHGFALEGEPGQRFESPFGAAQVSHYCANDGAVEGLRAFDVPAFSVQYHPEAAAGPHDAAPLFDDFVSLMEKRS; encoded by the coding sequence GTGAACGCGCGCGCTCAGGCCGCACTGGTGCTCGAAGACGGCCGGGTGTTCCGCGGCGCTGCCTACGGCGCGCGGGGGCGGACCCTCGGCGAGGCGGTGTTCTGCACCGGCATGACCGGCTACCAGGAGACGCTGACCGACCCGTCCTACCACGGGCAGATCGTGGTGCAGACCGCGCCGCAGATCGGCAACACCGGCTGGAACGACGAGGACGACGAGTCCTCGAAGATCTGGGTCAACGGCTACGTCGTGCGCGACCCGGCCCGCACGCCGTCCAACTGGCGCTCGAAGCGCACGCTGGACGAGGAACTGGTCCGTCAGGGCGTGGTCGGCATAGCCGAGGTGGACACGCGGTCGCTGACGCGCCACCTGCGCGAGGCCGGCGCGATGCGCGCCGGGGTCTTCTCCGGCGACGCGCTGGGCACGGTCGACGAGATGGTCGCTTCGGTGCTCGCCGGCCCGAAGATGGCGGGCGCCGACCTGGCCGGCCAGGTCACCACGCCGAAGCCGTACGTGGTCTCGCCGTCCGGAGATGTTCGCTTCCGCGTGGTCGCGCTGGACCTGGGCATCAAGTCCAACACCCCGCGGCAGATGGTCAAGCGCGGCATCGAGGTGCACGTGCTGCCTTCGACGTCGACTTTGGACGAGCTGCTGGCGATCGAGCCGGACGGCGTGTTCCTGTCCAACGGCCCGGGCGACCCGGCCACGACGACGCACGCCACCGAGCTGACCAAGCAGGTCCTGGGCCGCGAGATCCCGCTGTTCGGCATCTGCTTCGGCAACCAGGTCCTCGGCCGCGCCCTCGGCCTCGGGACGTACAAGATGCGCTACGGCCACCGCGGCATCAACATCCCGGTGATCGACGTCGCCACGAAGTCCGTGGCGATCACGGCGCAGAACCACGGCTTCGCCCTCGAAGGCGAGCCGGGGCAGCGCTTCGAGTCACCCTTCGGCGCGGCCCAGGTCAGCCACTACTGCGCGAACGACGGCGCGGTCGAGGGCCTGCGGGCGTTCGACGTCCCGGCGTTCTCGGTCCAGTACCACCCCGAAGCCGCGGCCGGCCCGCACGACGCGGCCCCCCTGTTCGACGATTTCGTTTCGCTCATGGAGAAGCGGTCGTGA
- a CDS encoding transporter, with protein sequence MERLWLVLAIAAFFLLCLWGMYVGWRRKARAQSVQVPPFPAIPEEPGDVLLESTGVYVATTFAGEWQNRVVTRGAGLRTGAVLRLHDGGVAVERGGAPDFWIPRDAVTGVRRDAKIAGKVMGTDALLVLTWRAGETEVDTGFRGDDLDDYPQWIEQLKIKGGAQ encoded by the coding sequence ATGGAACGCCTTTGGCTGGTGCTGGCGATCGCCGCCTTCTTCCTGCTCTGCCTGTGGGGCATGTACGTGGGCTGGCGGCGCAAGGCGCGCGCGCAGAGCGTGCAGGTGCCGCCGTTCCCCGCCATTCCCGAGGAGCCGGGTGACGTCCTGCTGGAGTCCACCGGCGTCTACGTCGCCACGACGTTCGCGGGGGAGTGGCAGAACCGGGTCGTCACCCGCGGCGCGGGCCTGCGCACCGGCGCGGTCCTGCGGCTGCACGACGGCGGCGTCGCGGTCGAACGCGGCGGCGCGCCCGACTTCTGGATCCCGCGCGACGCGGTCACCGGGGTCCGGCGCGACGCGAAGATCGCCGGGAAGGTGATGGGCACGGACGCGCTGCTCGTCCTCACCTGGCGGGCCGGCGAAACCGAGGTCGACACCGGCTTCCGCGGCGACGACCTCGACGACTATCCACAGTGGATCGAACAGCTCAAGATCAAGGGAGGTGCCCAGTGA